One segment of Patescibacteria group bacterium DNA contains the following:
- a CDS encoding DUF4258 domain-containing protein has protein sequence MGNRNYGGVIWTNHALERLVQRGLPQDWAWQTFQYPEESKQGKQAGTVEYGRRFGDYKVLVVAKQNERGEWLILSCWVNPPFAKKAGFWKKLWLLFLRDVLKL, from the coding sequence ATGGGTAACAGAAACTATGGTGGAGTTATTTGGACAAACCACGCTTTAGAAAGACTCGTTCAACGGGGTTTGCCCCAAGATTGGGCTTGGCAAACTTTTCAGTACCCCGAGGAGTCAAAACAGGGAAAGCAAGCAGGGACAGTTGAGTATGGGCGAAGATTTGGGGATTATAAAGTTTTAGTGGTGGCGAAACAGAATGAACGCGGGGAATGGCTTATACTTTCTTGTTGGGTAAACCCGCCATTTGCTAAAAAAGCGGGGTTTTGGAAAAAGCTTTGGTTACTATTCTTGCGAGATGTCCTCAAACTCTAA
- a CDS encoding Fic family protein, which translates to MYSPKYTITNNILNNVGRVEAAKEIIENSPLIPSWERDFVKDAQIRTVHYSTHLEGNPLEFPEVKKIIEGYEEDVIAHDRDVYEVINYRELVRFIEKLFEESKKNKKTSADIINLNLILKIHKILSHKILKEERQGKIRIKNANLISSKNFEKVLTFPKAGEIPLLLENFLAWLISKEGKGIHPVLKAGIVHYEVTKIHPFDDQNGRTARALSTLILYLDGYNIKSFFSLDEHFDQNPMDYYNHLASVQENNGDLTEWLTYFSKTLAIELNRIKNKVLKLSKDAKLKDVVGQVALSERQEKIVNYIQDFGFINNSKWKKIFSDYSDDTILRDLQELLKNKIIKKVGKTKSARYVLR; encoded by the coding sequence ATGTATTCTCCAAAATACACTATAACTAACAACATATTAAACAATGTGGGGCGGGTAGAGGCGGCAAAAGAAATTATTGAAAACTCCCCTCTTATACCTTCATGGGAAAGGGATTTTGTAAAAGACGCGCAAATAAGAACTGTTCACTACTCTACTCATTTGGAAGGCAATCCTTTGGAATTTCCGGAAGTGAAAAAAATAATAGAAGGCTACGAAGAAGATGTTATCGCTCACGATAGAGATGTTTATGAGGTAATAAATTATAGAGAACTTGTCCGTTTTATAGAAAAACTTTTTGAGGAATCCAAAAAGAATAAAAAAACTTCCGCGGATATTATAAACTTAAATTTAATCTTAAAAATACATAAAATACTTTCTCATAAAATATTAAAGGAGGAGAGGCAAGGGAAAATAAGAATTAAAAACGCCAATTTAATAAGTTCAAAAAATTTTGAAAAAGTATTAACATTTCCAAAAGCTGGTGAAATACCGCTTTTATTGGAAAATTTCTTGGCTTGGCTAATTTCCAAAGAAGGAAAAGGGATACATCCCGTTCTAAAGGCGGGAATTGTCCACTATGAGGTGACAAAAATTCACCCTTTTGACGACCAAAATGGTCGAACTGCTCGGGCGCTTTCAACATTAATTTTGTATCTGGACGGGTACAACATTAAAAGTTTTTTTTCGCTGGACGAACATTTTGACCAAAACCCGATGGATTACTATAACCATTTGGCAAGCGTTCAAGAAAATAACGGGGATTTAACAGAGTGGCTAACATATTTTAGCAAAACCCTTGCCATTGAACTTAATAGAATTAAAAACAAGGTTTTGAAATTGTCCAAAGACGCGAAACTAAAGGATGTTGTTGGACAGGTAGCGTTAAGCGAAAGGCAGGAAAAGATTGTAAATTACATTCAGGATTTTGGATTCATAAATAACAGCAAGTGGAAGAAAATATTTTCAGATTACAGCGACGACACAATTTTAAGAGATTTGCAGGAATTGTTGAAAAATAAGATCATAAAAAAGGTTGGAAAAACAAAATCGGCAAGGTATGTTTTAAGATAA
- the mutM gene encoding bifunctional DNA-formamidopyrimidine glycosylase/DNA-(apurinic or apyrimidinic site) lyase, giving the protein MPELPEVTTITNQLKKEVVGKKISSVFINQNYKVYPSNEEFIKDVLGSKVRDVFRIAKVIVIEIKKGDEEKYIAIHLAMTGRLQLAKDSPYLVKCEFEDKSKIVFADQRRFGYVKLLDEVELAKLKNKYGPDPSEVTAIKFEKRIKSKNTNIKNALLDQQIIAGIGNIYANEALFMAKIHPKTRTNNITTQQYSHLLAEIKQVLSDAIKHKGSTLSDLMYSDIYGKYGEHQKYFKIYGKQNENCAVCKTRIEFIILNGRGTYFCPACQKLCL; this is encoded by the coding sequence ATGCCCGAACTACCAGAAGTAACTACAATTACAAATCAACTTAAAAAAGAGGTGGTAGGTAAAAAAATCTCTTCTGTTTTTATTAACCAAAATTACAAGGTGTATCCTTCAAACGAAGAATTTATTAAGGATGTCCTTGGCTCTAAAGTTCGGGATGTTTTTAGAATTGCAAAAGTAATCGTTATTGAAATTAAAAAAGGCGATGAAGAAAAGTATATTGCAATACATTTAGCTATGACCGGCCGGTTACAATTAGCTAAAGATTCGCCTTATCTAGTTAAATGCGAGTTTGAAGACAAATCAAAAATAGTTTTTGCGGACCAGAGGCGGTTTGGATATGTAAAACTTTTAGATGAAGTAGAACTTGCGAAACTTAAAAATAAATACGGCCCCGATCCTTCGGAAGTTACCGCTATAAAGTTTGAGAAAAGGATTAAGAGCAAAAACACGAATATAAAAAACGCGCTATTGGACCAACAAATAATTGCCGGAATCGGCAACATTTACGCAAACGAGGCTTTGTTTATGGCTAAAATTCATCCCAAAACCCGTACTAACAATATAACAACACAACAATACAGCCATTTACTCGCAGAAATTAAGCAAGTTTTATCTGATGCTATTAAACATAAAGGGTCAACCTTATCCGACTTAATGTATAGTGACATTTATGGAAAATATGGGGAACATCAAAAATACTTTAAGATTTATGGAAAACAAAATGAAAACTGCGCGGTCTGCAAAACTAGAATTGAGTTTATAATCCTAAATGGACGCGGGACTTATTTCTGCCCTGCTTGCCAAAAACTATGTTTATAA
- a CDS encoding cupin domain-containing protein, translated as MDTSKLKNGKYFYGQYANFSQTRGWFVGSFFEEKHPCKTDVVEACYHEHKKGDVVEPHYHKLKVELFIILEGKAIYTVNDKEVMLNKGDFIFVGVNNVVSIKFLEITKVFAIHSPSIPGDKVVV; from the coding sequence ATGGACACTTCCAAATTAAAAAACGGCAAGTATTTTTATGGGCAGTATGCTAACTTTAGTCAAACTCGCGGTTGGTTTGTTGGATCTTTTTTTGAGGAAAAACACCCTTGTAAAACCGATGTTGTAGAGGCATGTTATCACGAACATAAAAAAGGAGATGTTGTAGAACCCCATTACCACAAATTAAAAGTGGAGTTATTCATCATACTGGAAGGAAAAGCGATATATACTGTTAATGATAAAGAGGTTATGCTGAATAAAGGCGATTTTATTTTTGTGGGTGTGAACAATGTTGTTTCTATTAAATTTCTTGAAATTACAAAAGTATTTGCTATACACTCGCCAAGTATTCCTGGAGATAAAGTAGTTGTTTAG
- the dinD gene encoding DNA damage-inducible protein D encodes MTNDITIKAPNKRFEEIKKIDENGVEYWEARGLMPLLEYTDWRNFKSVILKAQQTCNNSEQGVENHFVETNKMIKIATGTVRETTRNIQNYKLSRYACYLIAQNGDPSKEAIAVAQTYFAIQTRKQEVFQQLADNEKRLFVRGEIKNHNKKLFTTAKQSGVNNFGRFNNAGYEGLYRMRKSQIQKKKGIGKDDILDRAGTTELAANLFRITQTDEKLQNENIKGDYRASKTHFEIGRKVRQTIREIGGTMPETLKPEKHIKKLEEERKKLSKISARILPKIKKL; translated from the coding sequence ATGACTAACGATATAACTATAAAAGCTCCAAATAAACGATTTGAAGAAATCAAGAAAATTGACGAAAACGGTGTTGAATACTGGGAAGCCCGTGGATTGATGCCCCTTCTTGAATATACCGATTGGAGAAATTTCAAAAGTGTTATTCTTAAAGCGCAACAAACCTGTAATAATAGCGAGCAAGGCGTAGAAAATCATTTTGTTGAGACCAACAAAATGATAAAAATCGCAACAGGAACGGTAAGAGAAACAACGCGAAACATACAAAACTACAAATTGTCTCGTTATGCTTGTTACCTTATAGCCCAAAATGGGGACCCTTCCAAAGAAGCTATCGCTGTAGCGCAGACCTATTTCGCTATTCAAACAAGAAAACAGGAAGTATTCCAACAGTTAGCGGATAACGAAAAAAGACTTTTTGTAAGAGGCGAGATAAAAAACCACAATAAAAAATTGTTTACCACCGCAAAACAATCCGGGGTGAATAACTTCGGTCGCTTCAATAATGCAGGATATGAAGGCCTATACCGCATGAGAAAAAGCCAAATACAAAAGAAAAAGGGCATAGGAAAAGACGATATTTTAGACAGGGCGGGAACAACAGAACTTGCGGCTAACCTATTTCGTATAACCCAAACAGACGAGAAACTCCAAAATGAAAACATAAAAGGAGACTACAGAGCAAGCAAAACCCATTTTGAGATTGGCAGAAAAGTAAGACAAACAATACGGGAAATTGGAGGCACAATGCCTGAAACGCTTAAACCTGAAAAACATATCAAAAAACTTGAAGAGGAGCGAAAGAAATTGTCAAAAATATCTGCTAGAATACTTCCGAAGATTAAAAAATTATGA
- a CDS encoding NYN domain-containing protein, with translation MRRKNLVQFDGSNFYNKVKKILPQTHLTNFDYAKLAQILAKDKAVETVYYVGEIRKYPGNKKSQTLYANQQKLFTALRNQNIKIKLGYLLFSDGKFHEKGVDVQIAVDIVRGAIKNEYDNLYLISSDTDLLPAIKTAKEEGKKIIYVGFEKSISRALQKNCSSHLVLKKSQIVRFAESKRS, from the coding sequence GTGAGAAGAAAAAATTTAGTTCAATTTGACGGTAGCAATTTCTATAATAAAGTCAAAAAGATTTTACCTCAAACTCATTTAACGAATTTTGACTATGCCAAGTTGGCTCAAATTTTAGCTAAAGATAAAGCAGTAGAGACTGTTTATTATGTGGGTGAGATTAGAAAATATCCGGGGAATAAAAAATCTCAAACGCTTTATGCTAACCAGCAAAAACTGTTTACCGCTTTAAGAAATCAAAATATTAAAATAAAGCTTGGTTACCTTCTATTCTCTGACGGCAAGTTCCACGAAAAAGGTGTAGATGTTCAAATTGCGGTTGATATTGTCCGAGGAGCAATAAAAAACGAGTACGACAACCTTTACCTTATCTCTTCTGATACAGATTTACTCCCAGCTATAAAAACTGCTAAAGAGGAAGGTAAGAAAATAATTTATGTTGGTTTTGAAAAATCTATTAGTAGAGCTCTTCAGAAAAATTGTTCTTCTCACTTGGTTTTAAAGAAAAGTCAAATCGTACGGTTCGCAGAAAGTAAAAGAAGTTAG
- a CDS encoding PIN domain-containing protein, which produces MDKIFIDTDALVALNNLSDKLHNRALEAAKKINGKSYQYYIGLNILMETLTIVSQRCGKKQANALLKELRSENYIVLNPSQEEILIAEEIFANARSKNLSYSDCISFAVMKTHNISQAFSFDIHFKKHGFKRISIDK; this is translated from the coding sequence ATGGATAAAATATTTATTGACACCGACGCTTTAGTAGCGCTCAACAATCTTTCCGATAAGCTTCACAATAGGGCTTTAGAAGCAGCTAAAAAAATTAACGGGAAATCGTATCAATACTATATTGGGCTAAATATATTGATGGAAACTCTTACAATAGTAAGCCAAAGATGTGGCAAAAAACAAGCTAACGCGCTTCTTAAAGAATTAAGGTCGGAAAATTACATAGTCCTAAACCCTTCCCAAGAAGAGATTCTAATAGCCGAAGAAATATTCGCAAACGCGAGATCTAAAAATTTATCGTATAGCGATTGCATTAGTTTCGCCGTTATGAAAACCCACAATATCTCACAAGCCTTCTCCTTTGACATTCATTTTAAAAAACACGGGTTTAAAAGGATTAGTATAGATAAGTGA
- a CDS encoding ATP-dependent DNA ligase, whose translation MLFKTLCEYLEKLSETPKRLEITAILAELFNSVSVNEIYETAFLSLGTLEPPYQSLQFNLAEKMAMRALSFAYNKEKEVVLKKYKELGDLGKTAEFFSQNKNEGALSILDAHKKLKQIALDEGEGSQERKIQQLSSLIKNMDGLGAKYAIKIVLGTMRLGFSEITLIEALSWMEKEDKSLKKQIEEKYRIYPNIGFIAKKLKEEGIGGIRNINIETGVPILSARCQRVDTAEDIIKRHKISAIENKYDGTRVQIHLDRTRTLFTLGGDSLLKEETPFVKTFTRNLEETTPMFPDVTSAVLNNVNAQTAILDCEAIGMSPKTGEFVSFQITIKRKRKHNVKAMAEEIPLKLIVFDILFYNGESLIHTSFKNRREILKKIIHEDGKIIVAPETIVDTADKLMEVFNRAIEKGLEGIVAKDLNASYTVGSRGYAWIKFKREETGGLEDTLEPIVLGYYKGAGQRAKFGVGAFLVGALDEKSDTFKTIAKIGTGLTDEQWGELKARCDKIKVLEKPKEYIVPKELFCDVWCEPKILTSIRADEITVSPIHTAGYALRFPRLIAFRDDIATKDATTVQELKNLYKLWKK comes from the coding sequence ATGCTGTTTAAAACCCTTTGCGAATATCTTGAAAAATTATCCGAAACACCCAAACGACTTGAAATAACCGCTATCCTCGCCGAACTTTTTAATTCCGTTTCCGTAAACGAAATTTACGAAACCGCTTTTTTGTCGCTTGGAACTTTAGAACCCCCATATCAGAGTTTGCAGTTTAATCTGGCGGAAAAAATGGCTATGCGCGCTTTGTCTTTTGCGTACAACAAAGAAAAAGAGGTCGTTCTAAAAAAATATAAAGAGCTGGGAGACCTTGGAAAAACCGCAGAATTCTTTTCGCAAAACAAAAATGAAGGGGCGTTGTCAATTTTAGACGCGCATAAAAAGCTAAAACAAATCGCTTTAGATGAGGGAGAAGGTTCCCAAGAAAGAAAAATACAGCAGTTGTCCTCTTTAATAAAAAATATGGACGGTTTAGGCGCTAAATACGCAATTAAAATAGTTCTTGGAACAATGCGGCTTGGGTTTTCGGAAATTACTCTAATAGAAGCGTTGTCGTGGATGGAAAAAGAGGATAAGTCTCTTAAAAAGCAAATTGAAGAAAAATACAGAATCTACCCAAATATTGGTTTTATAGCAAAAAAGTTAAAAGAAGAAGGAATTGGTGGAATTAGAAACATAAACATAGAAACCGGGGTGCCAATTCTTTCCGCCCGTTGCCAGCGAGTTGATACGGCAGAGGATATTATAAAAAGGCATAAAATATCCGCTATAGAAAACAAATATGATGGCACAAGAGTTCAAATACATCTGGACAGAACTAGAACATTGTTCACTTTGGGCGGCGATTCTTTACTAAAAGAGGAAACTCCTTTTGTTAAAACTTTTACGAGAAATTTGGAAGAAACTACTCCTATGTTTCCCGATGTAACTTCCGCCGTTTTAAACAATGTTAATGCGCAAACTGCTATATTAGATTGCGAGGCTATTGGAATGAGCCCCAAAACAGGGGAGTTTGTTTCTTTTCAAATAACCATTAAAAGAAAAAGAAAACATAATGTAAAAGCTATGGCAGAAGAGATTCCTCTGAAACTTATTGTTTTTGATATTTTATTTTATAACGGAGAATCGCTAATACACACTTCTTTTAAGAATAGGCGAGAAATCTTAAAGAAAATAATTCACGAGGACGGTAAAATCATCGTTGCCCCCGAGACAATTGTGGATACCGCGGATAAACTTATGGAAGTTTTTAACAGAGCTATAGAAAAGGGTCTTGAGGGGATTGTAGCCAAAGATTTAAACGCTTCTTATACCGTTGGTTCAAGAGGGTATGCGTGGATTAAATTTAAAAGAGAAGAAACAGGGGGATTGGAAGATACATTAGAACCTATCGTTCTTGGGTATTATAAAGGAGCGGGACAGCGCGCAAAATTTGGTGTGGGGGCTTTTTTGGTGGGGGCGCTGGACGAAAAGTCCGACACATTTAAAACCATAGCCAAAATTGGTACTGGTTTAACCGACGAGCAGTGGGGGGAATTAAAAGCTCGTTGCGATAAAATAAAGGTTTTGGAAAAACCAAAGGAGTATATTGTCCCAAAAGAGCTTTTTTGCGATGTATGGTGCGAGCCTAAAATTTTAACTTCTATAAGAGCGGATGAAATAACCGTAAGCCCAATTCACACAGCGGGGTACGCTTTGCGGTTTCCGAGACTTATTGCTTTTAGAGATGACATTGCAACCAAAGACGCCACCACCGTTCAAGAATTAAAAAACTTGTACAAACTTTGGAAGAAGTAA
- a CDS encoding glycosyltransferase produces MPKIAIIHDYLNTYGGAESVVNAIWELFDKPPIYTALWNPKAFEGTKAFENADIRVPKWAGFPFVNKFYKYLVPLYPLMFERLNLSDFDIILSSSANFAKGVKTNKGQLHISYIHTPPRFLYGYPTETVKRDVWYWKPILKVVDYFLLRWDQKAAQRPDFLLCNSKEVKLRIKKFYKRDAEIIPPFLSLNKDYEEIKAEGGDYYLIITRMSLYKNPDKVILACKELGRSLKVAGNGKEFERFKKIAEDVSSNKGKIEMLGFVSEKRKTALLKGCRAFIYPVEYEDFGMAPLEAMYFGKPAIVLNQGGLKDYLVEEYNGIYIQKPTVEGVANAIKKFEGMEKKVNWEKNCKKTAERYTKEQFQHKLKEFVEEKWEKASQMLNVKCQNHI; encoded by the coding sequence ATGCCTAAAATCGCAATTATTCACGACTATCTTAACACTTATGGCGGAGCCGAAAGTGTTGTTAACGCTATTTGGGAGCTTTTTGATAAACCTCCTATCTACACCGCTTTATGGAACCCCAAAGCCTTTGAAGGTACAAAAGCTTTTGAAAATGCAGATATCCGCGTTCCCAAATGGGCAGGTTTCCCCTTCGTAAATAAGTTCTATAAATACTTGGTTCCCTTATATCCCCTAATGTTTGAAAGACTTAATTTGAGCGATTTTGATATTATACTTTCTTCCTCGGCAAATTTTGCCAAAGGAGTAAAAACTAACAAGGGTCAACTGCACATAAGCTACATTCACACACCTCCCCGCTTTTTATACGGATATCCCACCGAAACCGTTAAACGAGATGTATGGTACTGGAAACCAATTCTAAAAGTTGTGGATTATTTCTTATTAAGATGGGACCAAAAAGCCGCGCAAAGACCAGATTTTCTCTTGTGTAATTCAAAAGAGGTAAAGCTGAGAATCAAAAAATTTTATAAACGGGACGCTGAAATAATTCCGCCATTTCTATCCTTGAATAAAGACTATGAAGAGATAAAAGCCGAAGGCGGCGATTACTATTTAATAATTACTAGAATGTCTTTATACAAAAATCCCGATAAAGTTATCTTGGCATGCAAGGAACTTGGGCGGAGTTTAAAAGTTGCGGGGAACGGGAAAGAATTTGAGAGATTTAAAAAAATTGCGGAAGATGTTTCGTCCAACAAAGGCAAGATTGAAATGTTAGGTTTTGTATCCGAAAAAAGAAAAACGGCTTTGCTTAAAGGTTGTCGCGCCTTTATTTACCCAGTTGAATATGAAGATTTTGGAATGGCACCCCTTGAAGCAATGTATTTTGGAAAACCCGCTATAGTTTTAAACCAAGGCGGGCTTAAAGATTACCTTGTGGAGGAATATAACGGCATATATATACAAAAACCCACCGTAGAAGGGGTGGCGAACGCTATAAAAAAATTTGAGGGTATGGAGAAGAAAGTTAATTGGGAAAAGAATTGTAAGAAAACGGCGGAGAGGTATACTAAAGAACAGTTCCAACACAAACTAAAAGAGTTTGTGGAGGAGAAATGGGAGAAGGCATCTCAAATGTTAAATGTCAAATGTCAAAACCACATCTGA
- the ftsH gene encoding ATP-dependent zinc metalloprotease FtsH has translation MNGKTHTRKIATNPLGTLYNNRKKRPNVFLMLLIFLLIWWSLSAFATFSSEFYSQNFEPISKVIDAIKKDEVKKIEIRGSDLQIYYNSGETKNAMKEPNQNFLELLASYNIDTGKITEGVISVPQLPIWEIIGTVAPILLMIIFFLFIFRQARGAAGDVFSFGKSRAKVFLKSAKNGTDKITFKDVAGAEEVKKELTEVVDFLKNPDKYKKLGARIPKGVLLVGPSGVGKTLLARAISGEADVPFFSAAGSEFMEMLVGVGSARMRDLFSTAKSAQPSVIFIDEIDAIGRQRGMAFSAGHDEREQTLNQLLVEMDGFDQRANVIVLAATNRPDLLDPALVRPGRFDRRVTLELPDVNEREEIFKIHMRGKPFAEDLNIKRIAQQTVGFSGADIENMLNEGAIFAARNERDKIIMRDLMDAATKVKLGPERKRLQNEEEKTRTAYHEAGHALVASCLPNSDPVQRVSIISRSYSLGFTDISPQRDRYNETKTRLLEFIAISLAGRAAEKLVYNEETVGAANDIEKATQLAKKMVCEFGMSPLGPILYGGGEERKWLAFQLGDDTSYSQEIAKKIDGEIKKIVDSCFKKADDILRKNRKTLDILAKELVIKETLEKEDIDKILEK, from the coding sequence ATGAACGGAAAAACACATACTAGAAAAATTGCCACCAACCCTTTGGGAACCTTATACAACAACCGTAAAAAAAGACCCAATGTGTTTTTAATGCTCCTTATTTTCCTTTTAATCTGGTGGTCGTTATCCGCTTTTGCCACTTTCTCAAGCGAGTTTTATAGCCAAAATTTTGAGCCTATCTCCAAAGTTATTGACGCTATAAAAAAAGACGAGGTGAAAAAAATAGAAATAAGAGGCTCCGACCTACAAATTTATTACAACAGCGGCGAAACAAAAAACGCCATGAAAGAACCTAACCAAAACTTTTTGGAACTTTTGGCAAGCTACAATATAGACACCGGAAAAATTACAGAGGGCGTTATCTCTGTGCCTCAACTTCCTATATGGGAAATAATTGGAACGGTAGCCCCCATTTTATTAATGATAATATTTTTCCTTTTTATATTTAGGCAAGCGCGGGGGGCGGCTGGGGATGTGTTTAGTTTTGGAAAATCGCGCGCTAAAGTGTTTTTAAAAAGCGCTAAAAACGGTACCGATAAAATCACTTTTAAAGATGTCGCGGGGGCGGAAGAAGTAAAAAAAGAACTTACCGAAGTGGTGGATTTTCTTAAAAATCCCGATAAATATAAAAAGTTAGGAGCGAGAATCCCCAAAGGCGTTTTACTGGTAGGTCCAAGCGGTGTGGGAAAAACTCTTCTAGCCCGAGCCATTTCGGGCGAGGCGGATGTGCCGTTTTTTAGCGCCGCGGGAAGCGAGTTTATGGAAATGCTTGTGGGAGTGGGTTCCGCAAGAATGCGCGACCTTTTTTCTACCGCAAAATCCGCCCAACCTTCTGTTATATTTATTGACGAAATTGACGCTATAGGTAGACAACGAGGCATGGCTTTTTCCGCGGGACATGACGAAAGAGAACAAACTCTAAATCAACTGTTGGTGGAAATGGACGGGTTTGACCAAAGGGCAAATGTTATAGTTTTAGCCGCAACCAATAGACCTGACCTTTTAGACCCCGCTTTAGTTAGACCCGGCAGGTTTGACCGCAGGGTAACTCTGGAACTTCCCGATGTTAACGAAAGAGAAGAGATATTTAAAATTCATATGCGCGGAAAACCTTTCGCGGAGGATTTAAACATTAAAAGAATAGCCCAACAAACTGTGGGGTTTAGCGGCGCGGATATTGAAAATATGCTAAACGAAGGGGCTATTTTCGCCGCAAGAAATGAGCGAGATAAAATAATTATGCGAGACTTAATGGATGCCGCCACTAAAGTAAAATTGGGTCCCGAAAGAAAAAGATTGCAAAACGAGGAAGAAAAAACTCGCACCGCCTATCATGAAGCAGGGCACGCTCTGGTTGCAAGCTGTCTTCCCAACTCCGACCCCGTTCAAAGAGTTTCTATTATCTCAAGGTCGTATTCCTTAGGGTTTACAGACATCTCTCCTCAAAGAGACAGATACAACGAAACAAAAACACGACTTTTAGAATTTATAGCCATTTCATTGGCTGGCAGAGCCGCCGAAAAACTTGTGTATAACGAAGAAACGGTGGGTGCCGCCAATGATATAGAAAAAGCAACCCAACTTGCTAAAAAAATGGTTTGCGAATTTGGAATGAGTCCTTTGGGACCTATTCTTTACGGCGGGGGCGAGGAGAGAAAATGGCTGGCTTTTCAGCTTGGCGACGATACCTCTTATTCACAGGAAATAGCCAAAAAAATAGATGGGGAAATTAAAAAGATTGTGGATTCTTGTTTTAAAAAAGCCGACGACATCTTGCGGAAAAACCGAAAAACTTTGGATATTTTGGCAAAAGAATTGGTAATAAAAGAAACTTTAGAAAAAGAGGATATAGATAAGATATTGGAAAAGTGA
- the recF gene encoding DNA replication and repair protein RecF (All proteins in this family for which functions are known are DNA-binding proteins that assist the filamentation of RecA onto DNA for the initiation of recombination or recombinational repair.), whose translation MFIKELTLTNFRNHKKATFNFSKGVNLILGPNTSGKSNVLEVLYFLATGSFIKASLDGDIIAYNESFCRIDAVVNKKEDAVSLSSAVVYVEETDKTTKTYEVNKIKRAKNKFLGNFYAVLFTPESLELVTDSPSLRREYMDFVLSQTDPKYRVIKPLYDKVVRNRNRILEKIRDTRVSSVQLDYWDMKTLEYGIYIQNTRDAFFNFVDREMGDTSKLLGLKNLKINYLKNPISKERLQDFRLKDIQAGVTLIGPHRDDFEFLLQNRNLKSFGSRGEQRTGAIALKMRELAFIRNELNNNPTLLLDDIFSELDEKHRETIINICQDQQTIITSAEKDLVPKPLIALAKTFYL comes from the coding sequence ATGTTTATAAAAGAGCTGACCCTAACAAATTTTAGAAATCACAAAAAGGCTACCTTTAACTTCAGTAAGGGTGTTAATTTAATACTGGGCCCAAACACTTCGGGCAAATCAAATGTCCTTGAGGTTTTATATTTTTTAGCCACGGGCTCATTTATAAAAGCGAGTTTAGATGGAGACATTATCGCTTACAACGAAAGCTTTTGCAGAATAGACGCAGTGGTTAATAAAAAAGAGGATGCTGTTAGCCTATCCAGCGCTGTAGTATATGTAGAAGAGACCGATAAAACCACAAAAACTTATGAGGTTAACAAAATAAAAAGAGCAAAAAATAAATTTTTGGGAAATTTTTACGCCGTTTTGTTTACTCCGGAAAGCTTGGAGCTTGTTACCGACTCCCCTTCTCTAAGGCGCGAATATATGGATTTTGTGTTGTCTCAAACCGATCCTAAATATCGGGTTATTAAACCTCTTTATGATAAGGTGGTAAGAAACCGAAACCGCATTTTGGAAAAAATTAGGGACACTCGCGTATCCTCCGTTCAACTGGATTATTGGGATATGAAAACTCTGGAATATGGAATATATATCCAAAATACGAGAGATGCTTTTTTTAATTTCGTGGACAGAGAAATGGGCGACACTTCTAAATTATTAGGTCTCAAAAACCTTAAAATTAATTATTTAAAAAACCCTATTTCAAAAGAGCGGCTACAAGACTTTCGTTTAAAAGATATTCAAGCAGGGGTAACTTTAATAGGTCCCCACCGAGACGATTTTGAGTTTTTGCTACAGAACCGAAACCTAAAAAGTTTTGGCTCGCGAGGAGAACAAAGAACTGGAGCGATAGCCCTTAAAATGCGCGAACTTGCGTTTATTAGAAACGAATTGAACAACAACCCCACTCTTCTTTTAGACGATATCTTTAGCGAACTAGATGAGAAACATAGAGAAACCATAATAAATATCTGCCAAGACCAACAAACTATAATTACTTCGGCAGAAAAAGATTTAGTCCCCAAACCCCTAATAGCTCTTGCTAAAACATTTTATCTTTAG